A genomic region of Colletotrichum destructivum chromosome 1, complete sequence contains the following coding sequences:
- a CDS encoding Putative small ribosomal subunit protein eS19 encodes MAGGINVRDVDAQKFINAYAAFLKRQGKLPIPGWVDIVKTGPAKELPPQNIDWFYVRAASVARHIYLRKTVGVGRLRKVHGSAKNRGVRPSHHVDASGSVDRKIVQALEKIGVLEQDEEKGGRRITQSGQRDLDRIAQTTAEAEEEEEDDE; translated from the exons GCGCAGAAGTTCATCAACGCGTATGCCGCTTTCTTGAAGCGTCAGGGCAAGCTGCCCATCCCCG GTTGGGTTGACATCGTCAAGACCGGCCCCGCCAAGGAGCTCCCCCCCCAGAACATTGACTGGTTCTacgtccgcgccgcctccgtcgcccGCCACATCTACCTCCGCAAGACCGTCGGTGTCGGCCGTCTCCGCAAGGTCCACGGCTCCGCCAAGAACCGCGGTGTCCGCCCCTCCCACCACGTCGATGCCTCCGGCTCCGTCGACCGCAAGATCGTccaggccctcgagaagattggcgtccttgagcaggacgaggagaagggtGGCCGCCGCATCACCCAGTCCGGCCAGCGTGACTTGGACC GTATTGCCCAGACCACCgctgaggccgaggaggaggaggaggatgacgagtAA
- a CDS encoding Putative Tail specific protease, ClpP/crotonase-like domain superfamily, producing MVHLASALARTLPLAGLAVAAPAISTPFRRQTSSNDACAEIGRAYDEAVLANTTNNVVVKPSVAYECLRSIPVDVERDIAIVEYIRPWLEFQSTIGILPNPPEEYLYPGVDIFGGFDNITSSLENGGYESQLDFTVDLYRLINVKPRDGHLAWFPALALLINFSAPALFVSISEDGVQAPKIYLHSDYERSLQQGYNASEVKSFDNSSIADYLQQRAVDNSRDQDPDAAYNEQLYSAALANVLETTGARRYYHTTLSDESVIEFTNGTEATVVNTARVVTNFSGIDSGSAVHDRFEVPGDDGEAEVKLESTPRDFSPELEGYPLPFVIHEDRYISGYVFNDSALEDAAVLAVNSFVSQNNTRTIGQTVIEAMLEDPIEFGRVAIGFVEASRRQGKSKLILDLQGNGGGLVANAMALYGILFPEGGKEAHMNMRVRAHQALDWVGSTAEKLGVDLQTIPYPVGFSGFVDEDLKNFTNWQDFYGPEKIGGEEYTNIVQPTSVATARDGSPGVFEVPEPWFKPEDTVIVTDGHCASACAYIVGMMTRELGIQVIAMGGRPIDAPMQAVGGTKGGPVLSLNLYQLLYPTLGAFATPPDDVDLTPFAQQDPPLAGSPTATWTINSANVYLDDDLDGTPVQFRYEAANCKLYYTWDTLTNMTSLWAAVAGVKWNGGRCVAGSTTNDDGTMGSSTVGYSDKVVSGFQWAAGPGDVIEGASSGNGGGGGGGDDNDDGNGGGGGSGEDESAAGSLRAGGGLLAFLMFAVVLVFNM from the exons ATGGTCCATCTCGCCTCCGCGCTTGCACGGACTTTGCCCCTCGCCGGTCTCGCCGTTGCAGCTCCGGCTATCTCGACTCCATTTCGGAGACAAACGTCAAGCAACGACGCTTGCGCCGAGATTGGTCGAGCTTACGATGAAGCCGTTTTGGCGAACACAACAA ACAACGTGGTGGTGAAGCCTTCAGTTGCATACGAGTGTCTGAGATCGATCCCGGTAGACGTCGAAAGAGACATTGCGATTGTCGAATACATCCGGCCGTGGCTCGAGTTCCAAAGCACAATTGGCATTCTTCCTAACCCACCAGAGGAGTACCTGTACCCAGGGGTCGACATCTTTGGCGGTTTCGACAACATCACGAGCTCTCTCGAGAATGGAGGATACGAATCGCAGCTTGACTTCACCGTGGATCTGTACAGACTGATCAATGTCAAGCCTCGCGATGGGCATTTGGCATGGTTCCCTGCTCTGGCCCTCTTGATCAACTTCTCGGCCCCAGCCCTCTTCGTTTCAATCTCAGAAGATGGTGTCCAGGCGCCCAAGATCTACCTTCACT CCGACTATGAGCGAAGTCTGCAGCAAGGATACAATGCGTCCGAGGTCAAGTCCTTCGACAACTCATCCATCGCCGACTACCTCCAGCAGCGAGCCGTCGACAACTCGCGAGACCAGGATCCCGACGCGGCATACAACGAGCAGCTCTACAGCGCGGCCTTGGCCAACGTTCTTGAGACCACTGGTGCTCGCAGGTACTATCACACGACTCTCTCGGACGAGAGTGTCATCGAGTTCACCAACGGCACTGAGGCCACTGTCGTCAACACCGCCCGTGTTGTGACAAACTTCTCCGGCATCGACTCTGGCAGCGCCGTCCACGACCGCTTTGAAGTCCCTGGAGATGACGGTGAGGCGGAGGTAAAGCTCGAATCTACCCCAAGGGACTTTTCGCCGGAACTAGAGGGATACCCTCTCCCTTTCGTGATCCATGAGGATAGGTACATCAGCGGCTACGTCTTCAACGATTCGGCCTTGGAAGACGCGGCCGTTCTGGCCGTCAACAGCTTCGTGTCGCAAAACAACACTAGAACTATTGGCCAGACTGTCATCGAGGCGATGTTGGAAGACCCCATCGAATTTGGCAGAGTCGCCATCGGGTTCGTCGAAGCCAGCAGGAGACAAGGGAAGTCCAAGctcatcctcgacctgcaaggcaacggcggcggcctaGTGGCCAACGCGATGGCCTTGTATGGGATTCTGTTtcccgagggcggcaaggaggcGCACATGAACATGCGCGTTCGCGCCCACCAGGCCCTCGACTGGGTCGGCTCAACGGCGGAGaagctcggcgtcgacttGCAGACGATCCCGTACCCCGTAGGCTTCagcggcttcgtcgacgaggacctgaAGAATTTCACCAACTGGCAGGACTTTTACGGCCCAGAAAAgatcggcggcgaggagtACACCAACATCGTGCAGCCGACGTCTGTGGCCACCGCCCGCGACGGTAGTCCCGGCGTCTTCGAGGTCCCGGAGCCGTGGTTCAAGCCCGAAGAtaccgtcatcgtcaccgaCGGCCACTGCGCGTCGGCCTGCGCCTACATCGTGGGCATGATGACCCGTGAGCTCGGCATCCAGGTCATCGCCATGGGTGGCCGGCCGATCGACGCGCCCAtgcaggccgtcggcggcaccaaGGGCGGGCCCGTCCTCTCGCTGAACCTCTACCAGCTCCTGTACCCGACGCTCGGCGCCTTcgcgacgccgcccgacgacgtcgacctgaCGCCCTTCGCGCAGCAGGACCCGCCGCTGGCCGgatcgccgacggcgacgtggACCATCAACTCGGCCAACGTGtaccttgacgacgacctcgacggcacGCCGGTCCAGTTCCGGTACGAGGCGGCGAACTGCAAGCTGTACTACACCTGGGACACTCTGACGAACATGACCAGCCtgtgggcggcggtggcgggcgtCAAGTGGAACGGCGGCCGGTGCGTGGCGGGCTCTACgacgaacgacgacggcaccatGGGCTCGTCGACGGTCGGGTACTCGGACAAGGTCGTGTCGGGCTTCCAGTGGGCTGCCGGCCCTGGTGATGTGATCGAGGGGGCAAGCTctggcaacggcggcggcggcggcggcggcgatgacaaCGACGATGGGAACGGTGGGGGTGGTGGgagcggcgaggacgagagcgCTGCCGGCTCACTTCGCGCCGGCGGAGGTCTGTTGGCTTTCCTGATGTTcgcggtggtgttggtgttcAACATGTAA
- a CDS encoding Putative protein kinase-like domain superfamily produces the protein MPKYVIPLFDEIRASLSPPDASATVVRVGKHAAVKFGARILLLEAENLRYVSENSDVPVPKVFTTMTEPETGYSFIVMEYVNGQRLDAIWESLTSEEKHDIGKQTQTALEDLRKIPIPGYFGALDRQPFPDGVFWTQERNPETSGPVPRRPAEADSRSKSSIGKTLAGIPSTGNSATVPSLAASDHSG, from the coding sequence ATGCCAAAATATGTCATTCCCTTATTTGACGAAATCCGTGCCTCTCTGAGCCCCCCTGATGCATCCGCAACCGTGGTGAGAGTCGGCAAGCATGCTGCGGTCAAGTTCGGCGCCCGGATTTTACTTCTTGAGGCGGAGAATCTCAGATACGTGTCGGAAAACAGCGATGTTCCTGTGCCCAAAGTCTTCACGACGATGACCGAGCCGGAGACAGGTTACAGCTTCATCGTGATGGAGTACGTGAATGGTCAGCGGCTTGATGCGATATGGGAATCCTTGACGTCTGAAGAGAAGCACGACATAGGCAAGCAAACCCAGACAGCCCTTGAGGACCTCCGCAAGATCCCGATTCCCGGCTACTTCGGGGCCCTCGATCGGCAGCCCTTCCCCGACGGAGTTTTCTGGACGCAGGAAAGAAATCCGGAAACGTCAGGTCCGGTACCAAGGAGGCCGGCAGAGGCGGACTCAAGATCAAAATCATCGATTGGGAAAACTCTGGCTGGTATCCCGAGTACTGGGAATTCTGCAACAGTACCATCACTGGCCGCTTCCGACCACAGTGGCTGA
- a CDS encoding Putative Cellulose-binding domain, fungal, glycoside hydrolase, family 5 encodes MKGLIVSAAIVGGVMAQAGPYMPCGGKGWTGATTCVSGYTCVVQNDYYSQCVQGSGSGGFSAPAQATTLRTSTRRPCKSRAVSASAVVPQVPTTSRSASSTSAPAVAVSSVKPVDTKPAPSSSVPAATVPIPAKSSVAAVKSKAAEIKPATTVKLSAAAIAPVSTAAPVTKPVSSAAATSSKASAPAASASATPGKSGKFKWFGTNQSGAEFGPGSTPGTLGKDYTFPDTAKITTLMNDGYTTFRVQFLMERLSPDSLTGKFNAEYLAGLTKVVEHITSAGGNAVLDPHNYGRYGGSIITDTAAFKTFFTNLATQFKSNDKVVFDTNNEYNSMDQGLVLRLNQAAVDGIRAAGSEHWIWAEGNSWTGAHSWTSVNDNMKGLTDPLGKTVYEMHQYLDGDSSGTSADCVSATIGVERVKDATAWLRANKKVGVLGEFAGGANAQCKEAVTGLLDYLQENSDVWLGATWWAAGPWWASYMYSFEPETGAGYNYYNEVLKKYQ; translated from the exons ATGAAGGGACTCATCGTCAGTGCCGCTATCGTCGGCGGGGTCAtggcccaggccggcccTTACATGCCctgcggcggcaagggctgGACTGGGGCGACGACCTGCGTGTCCGGTTACACGTGCGTCGTCCAGAACGACTATTACAGCCAGTGCGTCCAAGGAAGCGGGTCCGGAGGCTTCAGTGCCCCGGCGCAGGCCACCACCCTGAGAACATCGACTAGACGGCCTTGTAAGTCCAGAGCGGTGTCCGCCAGTGCCGTCGTGCCGCAGGTTCCCACGACGAGCCGTTCAgcttcttcgacctcggccccagCCGTTGCCGTGTCGTCCGTGAAGCCCGTTGacaccaagccagccccttCGTCATCCGTTCCGGCCGCCACCGTCCCAATCCCGGCCAAGTCTtccgttgccgccgtcaagTCCAAGGCTGCAGAGATCAAGCCCGCCACGACCGTCAagctctccgccgccgctatCGCCCCGGTTTCAACGGCTGCTCCTGTGACTAAGCCTGTTTCTTCCGCTGctgccaccagcagcaaggCGTCCGCCCCTgccgcatccgcatccgcGACCCCCGGCAAGTCCGGCAAGTTCAAGTGGTTCGGAACCAACCAGAGTGGCGCTGAGTTCGGTCCCGGAAGCACTCCCGGCACTCTGGGCAAGGATTACACCTTCCCGGACACGGCCAAGATCACG ACCCTTATGAACGACGGCTACACCACCTTCCGCGTCCAATTTCTCATGGAACGACTGAGCCCCGATAGCCTGACGGGCAAGTTTAACGCCGAGtacctcgccggcctgaccaaggtcgtcgagcacatcacctcggccggcggcaacgccgtgCTCGACCCGCACAACTACGGCCGCTACGGCGGGAGCATCATCACCGACACGGCCGCCTTCAAGACCTTCTTCACCAACCTGGCGACGCAGTTCAAGTCCAACGACaaggtcgtcttcgacacCAACAACGAGTACAACTCGATGGACCAGGGCCTCGTCCTGAGGCTGaaccaggccgccgtcgacgggatccgcgccgccggctcggAGCACTGGATCTGGGCCGAGGGCAACTCCTGGACCGGCGCGCACAGCTGGACCAGCGTCAACGACAACATGAAGGGCCTGACGGACCCGCTCGGCAAGACCGTGTACGAGATGCACCAAtacctcgacggcgacagcagcgGCACCTCGGCTGACTGCGTCTCGGCCACGATCGGCGTCGAGCGCGTCAAGGACGCCACGGCGTGGCTCCGCGCCAACAAGAAGgtcggcgtgctcggcgagttcgccggcggcgccaacgcGCAGTGCAAGGAGGCCGTCACCGGCCTGCTCGACTACCTCCAGGAGAACAGCGACGTCTGGCTTGGGGCGACGTGGTGGGCTGCTGGGCCGTGGTGGGCTTCGTACATGTACTCGTTCGAGCCCGAGACGGGTGCCGGTTACAACTACTACAACGAGGTGTTGAAGAAGTACCAGTAA
- a CDS encoding Putative zn(2)Cys(6) fungal-type DNA-binding domain-containing protein: MHNTTLTISLFAQCDGQPECSQCLRRGLKCEYRVLTDAILKAIPAGFQLVDKEESLSNADAADLLEILKGLPEDEAFEGLQLLRTGNDPALICLALRGNDAGLSSAVLNRAILPPKQSSLEFELMMRHPVAYPTWPPPRSSKADLDFLLLPREVLSSRNGSTGNADSFSQYVHHQGGESSNSASLVGSRKPSTLYDNRLLSVDITQWTDVPVTNDFSIAVLQLYLETDHPMMPLIDDDLLLDGLLGKNEFCSRILVSGLFAWACQGYAAFEPEAIIVGHSFYEEAKRLWRSTKEAGVRYGICTVAAVHFLLMTSVTLGAGAQHVEFLDDLLGMSRRLELFNIDPSHDVRLDLDKGATYRKAKSQIAWVLFVYLTFFSTQLHQRLIEHPPRGALPGDDIQVAKDVGTIPKERKRQIDNANLLREHCRLFLIVHDMVKSMYGPTQTACANAVTLTFAEETYKRLLMWADNLPLNLAQGDQCTHYAVVLHIYHHLAIMDLFRPLLQHNGAPRQRLSTFQSEESTPDAVYAASVKQLKRIVISYRHNHPESSYSFFWHPALLYLANATLTEVTVTGHTPDWRFYLRLCIACYQTLYTGFRLAKGITLSLLSMALEKGAMDIPQARAIRQDLELRGKHHTIPDEVPVYWVVDLDLAVTDPSAAQVENLVQRFRELQLSETSDTFES, translated from the exons ATGCACAACACAACATTGACAATTAGCCTTTTTGCACAGTGCGATGGCCAGCCAGAGTGCTCACAGTGCCTGCGTCGTGGGCTCAAGTGCGAATACAGAGTGCTCACCGACGCCATTCTGAAGGCCATCCCCGCCGGCTTCCAGCTAGTCGATAAGGAGGAGTCTTTGAGcaatgccgacgccgccgacttgcTCGAAATCCTCAAGGGCCTTCCCGAAGACGAGGCTTTCGAGGGTCTGCAGCTCCTGAGAACTGGCAACGATCCAGCCCTCATATGCCTTGCCTTGCGGGGGAACGATGCCGGCCTGTCGTCAGCTGTGCTGAACAGGGCAATCTTGCCACCCAAACAGTCCTCCCTGGAATTCGAGCTGATGATGAGACATCCTGTTGCCTATCCCacttggccgccgcctcggtcaTCCAAAGCCGACTTGGACTTCCTGTTGCTTCCGAGGGAAGTCCTCTCGAGCAGGAACGGCTCGACTGG AAATGCAGACTCGTTTTCGCAGTACGTTCATCATCAAGGAGGGGAAAGCTCCAACTCGGCAAGCTTGGTCGGGTCGCGCAAGCCATCGACGCTGTACGACAATCGGTTACTGAGTGTCGACATAACACAATGGACGGACGTGCCTGTCACCAACGATTTTTCCATCGCAGTTCTGCAGCTTTATCTTGAGACCGACCACCCGATGATGCCACTGATTGACGACGATCTGCTTCTAGACGGGCTGCTCGGTAAGAACGAGTTCTGTTCTCGAATCCTCGTAAGCGGGCTATTTGCCTGGGCTTGT CAGGGATACGCAGCCttcgagcccgaggccatcatcgtgGGCCACTCCTTCTACGAAGAAGCAAAGAGACTATGGAGGAGTACCAAGGAGGCCGGAGTCAGATACGGCATCTGTACAGTGGCAGCGGTGCATTTTTTGTTGATGACTTCGGTCACCCTTGGGGCGGGAGCTCAGCATGTCGAGTTCCTCGATGACCTTTTGGGCATGTCCAGAAGGCTTGAACTCTTCAACATCGACCCTTCTCACGACGTGcgactcgacctcgacaaAGGCGCAACCTATCGAAAGGCCAAGTCCCAGATAGCCTGGGTTTTATTCGTCTATCTAAC cttcttctcgacacAGCTCCACCAGCGCTTGATCGAGCACCCGCCCCGCGGGGCCCTGCCAGGCGACGACATTCAAGTTGCGAAAGACGTCGGCACCATCccgaaagaaagaaaaagacaaATCGACAATGCAAACTTGCTTAGAGAGCACTGTCGCCTCTTCCTGATAGTCCACGACATGGTCAAAAGCATGTACGGGCCGACACAGACCGCGTGCGCCAACGCTGTCACCTTGACCTTTGCCGAGGAGACTTACAAGCGCCTCTTGATGTGGGCAGATAACCTACCCCTAAATTTGGCTCAGGGGGACCAGTGTACACATTACGCGGTGGTTCTGCA CATCTACCACCATTTGGCTATCATGGACCTGTTCCGGCCTCTGCTTCAGCACAACggcgctcctcggcagcgACTCTCTACCTTTCAGTCCGAAGAGTCCACCCCGGATGCTGTCTACGCGGCATCCGTAAAACAGTTGAAGCGGATCGTTATCTCCTATCGGCATAACCACCCAGAGTCGTCCTACTCCTTCTTCTGGCACCCGGCGCTCCTATACCTCGCCAACGCAACGCTCACCGAGGTGACGGTCACGGGACATACGCCCGACTGGCGATTCTACCTCCGCCTCTGCATCGCCTGCTACCAGACGTTATACACCGGCTTCCGCCTGGCCAAGGGGATCACACTGAGCCTGCTGTCCATGGCCCTCGAGAAGGGCGCGATGGATATCCCGCAGGCGAGAGCGATCAGGCAGGATCTAGAGTTGCGGGGAAAGCACCACACGATACCCGACGAGGTTCCTGTCTACTGGGTCGTAGACCTGGACCTGGCCGTGACGGATCCTTCTGCGGCGCAGGTGGAGAATCTGGTGCAGAGGTTTCGGGAGCTCCAACTCAGCGAGACGAGTGACACTTTTGAGTCATGA
- a CDS encoding Putative peptidase M6-like, domain-containing protein: MGYLGEETGGVERDKDGAGDEQTPLCRRRHAQPLLFLFLSASFFCLWFGFVPSFTTSRHINLVGDMHFRDGHNGVLACMAAALGALAVGPAAADSCNPYTPFVPIDPQNWANPDNMTWDEWVKPPGTDWSNPARKGSSRNFNIALVVVDYPDRPFIVTQPAHSTIFNNPQPAGADIPREDVPTFYRDLLNTPNELNQGHTLHEYWMEDSVGRFGVDLTAFGAYRLSSNGYQYGVDGSFNPGACPEGETCGLNIRTDALAAWRADVGNATADAFELVFILSAGQDESSTWQEFGEMMFNGPDDVPDEFGPPKAANGSSPNYARTRYVPWTSWAAASTLWPNAGGGSSTQGESSGMAVYAHELSHLLNIGDNYNNPYGLPLRRAYTGPWSMMSRGSFNGPGGPHTRWQVPALQGASMGSLHTLRDKFQLGLIDKTDILWLSREALSTSGIAVANLVARSVDPGDGLMGVRVIMDADRSPACNVTTAVLCDGGGWDNYDIEVVDRMGSDSFQPDSGVLVSKSKDLDRQPFQWVIDANPQDIELVDFYRPNGSIAMITLGDYRQLADALFHAGTNSGSEFEFVDTPNRLHFYIIDRHRDDEGILSYTVAIRSLEGEGGASIHDVSLGDGAVTDLKSNTPTGQGVTCSFQLSNSGSYVAVDPDVAQHPEDVSAFLESDVYRLSAEVEGAGWRVELPNALVAARFGEIKTARVSVGASSDAADSAVVTLKATSESDPLVVASAQCQVTKS; encoded by the exons ATGGGATACCTCGGAGAAGAGACCGGCGGCGTGGAAAGAGATAAGGATGGTGCGGGGGACGAGCAAAC TCCGctctgccgtcgtcgccatgctcagcctctcctcttcttgttTCTTtccgccagcttcttctgtCTGTGGTTTGGCTTTGTCCCGTCGTTTACCACCAGTCGCCACATCaatctcgtcggcgacatgcACTTTCGAGACGGGCACAATGGCGTCCTGGCCTGCATGGCAGCTGCCCTCGgggccctcgccgtcggtCCAGCGGCCGCAGACTCCTGCAATCCGTATACGCCTTTCGTGCCAATTGACCCTCAAAACTGGGCGAACCCGGACAACATGACCTGGGATGAGTGGGTGAAGCCTCCAGGCACCGACTGGTCGAACCCGGCACGCAAGGGTTCCAGCCGCAACTTCAACATCGCCCTTGTTGTTGTCGACTACCCGGACAGGCCCTTCATCGTCACCCAGCCGGCCCACTCGACCATCTTCAACAACCCGCAACCCGCGGGTGCGGACATCCCGAGGGAAGACGTGCCGACCTTTTATCGCGATCTCCTCAACACACCGAATGAGTTGAACCAGGGCCACACTCTTCATGAGTACTGGATGGAGGACTCGGTCGGTCGCTTCGGTGTCGACCTGACCGCTTTTGGCGCCTATCGGCTCTCTAGTAACGGATACCAATACGGCGTTGACGGCAGCTTCAACCCCGGCGCATGCCCGGAGGGAGAGACGTGCGGCCTCAACATCCGCACCGATGCGCTTGCCGCGTGGCGTGCCGACGTGGGCAATGCGACGGCCGACGCGTTTGAGCTGGTCTTCATCCTGTCTGCTGGCCAGGACGAGTCTTCTACCTGGCAGGAGTTCGGCGAGATGATGTTCAACGGGCCCGACGACGTTCCGGACGAGTTCGGCCCCcccaaggccgccaacgGCTCGTCGCCCAACTACGCTCGCACCCGTTATGTGCCTTGGACCTCGTGGGCGGCTGCTTCGACCCTTTGGcccaacgccggcggcggctcctcCACCCAGGGCGAAAGTTCGGGCATGGCCGTCTACGCCCACGAGCTGAGTCACTTGCTGAACATTGGCGACAACTACAACAACCCCTACGGCCTCCCGCTGCGCAGAGCCTACACCGGTCCCTGGTCCATGATGTCGCGCGGCTCCTTCAACGGGCCCGGCGGTCCGCATACTCGATGGCAGGTCCCGGCGCTCCAGGGCGCCTCGATGGGATCGCTCCACACTCTGCGCGACAAGTTCCAGCTCGGACTGATTGACAAGACGGACATCCTTTGGCTGTCTCGTGAGGCTTTGTCTACCTCAGGAATCGCCGTTGCCAATCTGGTTGCCCGGTCCGTGGaccccggcgacggcctgATGGGCGTCCGTGTCATCATGGACGCCGACCGGTCTCCCGCCTGCAacgtgacgacggcggtcctgtgcgacggcggcggctgggacAACTACGacatcgaggtcgtcgaccgCATGGGTTCCGACTCGTTCCAGCCCGACTCTGGCGTCCTGGTCAGCAAGTCCAAGGACCTAGACCGGCAGCCCTTCCAGTGGGTCATTGATGCCAACCCTCAGGACATCGAGCTTGTCGACTTTTACCGGCCCAACGGTTCCATCGCCATGATCACCCTCGGCGACTACCGCCAGCTCGCAGATGCCCTCTTCCACGCGGGGACCAACTCTGGCAGTGAATTCGAGTTCGTCGATACGCCCAACCGCTTGCACTTTTACATCATCGACCGCCaccgcgacgacgaagggATTCTCTCGTACACGGTTGCTATCCGGTCactcgagggcgagggcggcgcgagCATCCACGACGTGTCGCTGGGGGACGGGGCGGTGACTGACCTGAAGAGTAACACGCCGACGGGTCAGGGAGTAACGTGCTCGTTTCAGCTTTCCAACAGTGGCTCATACGTTGCCGTCGATCCGGATGTCGCTCAGCATCCCGAGGACGTGTCGGCCTTCTTGGAGTCGGACGTCTACCGGCTGAGTGCCGAGGTTGAGGGCGCCGGCTGGCGCGTGGAACTGCCTaacgccctcgtcgcggcGAGGTTCGGCGAAATCAAGACCGCGAGGGTGTCCGTGGGAGCTTCCTCCGACGCGGCGGACTCGGCTGTGGTGACTCTCAAGGCGACTTCGGAGTCTGATCCGTTGGTGGTTGCTTCCGCCCAGTGCCAAGTGACAAAGTCGTGA
- a CDS encoding Putative oxoglutarate/iron-dependent dioxygenase, non-hem dioxygenase domain-containing protein: protein MAPGFTEIPQIDLSLADDPASEAALLDQLRHALVHVGFLYVVNHGVPAETVADVVRALPRLFALPPAAKDEIALRNSPQFLGYSGDGSETTAGQRDRREQVEFATELADGWSAALPLRERLRGPNQWPSSYPELRPIVESYIAEMTLLGERFLCLVAKALSLPPETFLPFLSDQHRLKLVHYPALTESEAAGGGDQGVGPHKDSSGWWTFLLQASPPHVGGLQALNKDGGWVDVPVVPGSFVVNIGQAFEVVTGGACRATTHRVLAGPLERFSVPFFQGVRRDLTKEEAVGSLRDHFDNLEIEGLTSESNEGRDIDSAFLKGKYDTWGESQLRTKIRSHRDVGKKFYADVFDQYINDDL from the exons ATGGCACCGGGCTTCACCGAAATCCCCCAGATCgacctctccctcgccgacgaccccGCATCGGAGGCcgcgctgctcgaccagCTCCGCCACGCGCTCGTCCATGTCGGCTTCCTCTACGTCGTGAACCACGGCGTGCCCGCCGAGACCGTCGCGGACGTCGTCCGGGCCCTGCCCAGGCTTTtcgcgctgccgcccgccgccaaggacgagaTCGCGCTGCGGAACTCGCCGCAGTTCCTGGGCTacagcggcgacggctccgagacgacggcggggcAGCGCGATCGCAGGGAGCAGGTCGAGTTCGCGACGGAGCTTGCGGATGGGTGGAGCGCGGCCCTGCCGTTGAGAGAACGCCTGCGAGGCCCGAACCAG TGGCCATCGTCGTACCCGGAGCTCCGCCCCATCGTCGAATCCTAcatcgccgagatgacgCTCTTGGGCGAGCGCTTCCTCTGCCTCGTCGCGAAGGCCCTCTCACTCCCGCCGGAGACCTTCCTGCCCTTCCTCTCGGATCAGCATCGCCTCAAGCTCGTCCACTACCCGGCCCTCACGGAGAGCGAggcggcaggcggcggcgaccagggCGTCGGCCCGCACAAGGACTCGTCCGGGTGGTGGACGTTCCTGCTGcaggcctcgccgccgcacgTCGGCGGGCTGCAGGCCCTcaacaaggacggcggcTGGGTCGACGTGCCCGTCGTGCCGGGCTCGTTCGTCGTCAATATCGGCCAGGCGTTCGAGGTCGTGACGGGTGGCGCGTGCAGGGCCACGACACACCGCGTGCTCGCCGGCCCGCTGGAGAGGTTCAGcgtccccttcttccagggTGTGAGGAGGGACctgaccaaggaggaggcggtgggcTCGTTGAGGGACCACTTCGACAACCTCGAAATCGAGGGCTTGACGTCGGAATCGAATGAGGGGAGGGATATCGACTCGGCCTTTCTGAAGGGGAAGTATGATACTTGGGGCGAGAGTCAGTTGAGGACAAAGATCAGGAGCCACAGGGATGTTGGGAAGAAGTTCTATGCGGATGTTTTTGACCAGTATATCAACGACGACCTGTAA